The sequence taaggtagtgtttgggagagcttctagaaAGCACTTCTCACctgaagctctcccaaacactaatTCATGATATGTAAGAAATATAGATTGAAAGACTAAGTATTCGCACCAAAAAAAACTTTATTGTTTAATTTTGTTTTCTGAATTGAGAAACATGGAGAAAGGAGAAAATACGTTTGAGGTAATCTAGCACAGGCAAGAATTCATTATAGAAATACGGTGAAGTTTTCTATTTTAAATACTGGATTTACCAAAAGTTAGTCATAGTGAAGTTAAATGAAATGCACCTGTTTAACGACCTCCTTTCTTACGTATTTGTGGTATTTTGGATTTCGAAGCAACTGATCTGCGATGGCTCGAAACTGTAATGTATGTTAAGAAAGGAACAGATTAAAGAAATTCCCAGAATGCTAACATGAAATGAAAATTACAAACAACGGACTGACAAAACAAAATCTACTGAAAAAAGAACGACAATCAACGTGCATCACAATATCCAATAGGGACAGTATTGGGAACACAACTGTAATATTCTACTACAAAACCGGCACAATAGGAAATCATAAATCATAGGCACACCAGAGATTTAATCCAAGTACTTctaagccaaaaaaaaaaagaagaagaagaaaaacagAATGCTGATATAAATCAAGTAGCTCGGGCAAGTAAAAAATGCCAGAATGGCTGACTGAACGAAACAAACCTGGCAATTTCCATCTCCTTCAATTTGCATTTCAGCTAAGCCATACGTTGCCAGCCTGATAAATAACTAAACGTTAAAAAGCAGGCAAAGGAATAGAAGTCCAAGCAGTCACATGTTAACATTGCTTCGGGTGTTTCTTTTCAAGTTATTTTGCTCATTAGTAGTAAGGTAAATGATAAGTCCTTTAAATCAGGGTAATGGACAAAATATCCAGCTAATTTAACTTTTGCACAATTAGGGGAACAAGATGCACTTGAGTCGAGTCCAGCTTGAAGAACACCCTACACAAACTCAACTGGGAAAGAACAGTCGATACTTAAGCTAAGCTTGAACTTAATTGAGTAGAGATTTTTTGAACTAGGATTTGACAATGGATTTCTTTCTGAGCGACTTAACAAGTTCAATTTCTCTACCACTAACAAAGCACAAGCTTGAGCTCGAACCCAGCCACCCAAGGGCTACGTGCGATTTTCTCGGGTCACTGGCTCCCTACTCACTACCCCtaagataaaattaaaataacttttGACGCTCCCAGAAAAATCAACTGATTATATGGTTGAATCATTAAGGAAAAGATGTGAAACAGTACATTGAATTTAATGGTATAAAAGTGTTCTATAAGAATACAGCACAATTTACATTAAGGTCCGGAGAGAAATCCAACCTGTCAGCTAGCCTCTCATGATCTAATCTTGCATCAGTTTCATCAGGTATACTACCAATGATCCGAGGCGTATGCTGAAAATCCAAAATGAACTTGTAAGAGGATATACAATTGCAATAAACCAAAAAATAACTGATGCCGACGCCATGTTCTGCCACAGCAATGATCATAATATACCGGGATCGAATCTAAGTGTGAAAGCCTCTTCCCAAGCTTTCCATCATATCTTAATTTCTCTTCTTCAGCCAATATCGCTGCAATGGTATGATCATCCTCTGTATCATGTGAACTACTATTCAAACTCGAACTCGAGCTAGAACTCTGGTTTGCGGAGATCCCATTCATACTTCCAATCTTTTCCAATTCAACTACAGATCAACAAGAACCCACGATTACTAACAACACAAACCAAAGAATTAGAATGAAAACTATCAATCAACCATGACAAACAGCTTTCTTGATCACATATTTAAGCAAAATCAATCCCCAAAAACAATATTTCCCACTTGGGCCcatcagaaaaatctcaatgtAATGATCAAAGATCCCCATTTTAATAACCTTCCAAAAAAGAGTTCCAAGATCCAGCAACAAATGACAAAAACTAGCATAATTGGAGCACAGCAAAAGAAACTGAACCAAAAGCATAACGTACCTATATGAAACCACCAAAACCGAAGATTTTTAAATCGAGACAAAATGTCAGACGAAGATATGGGATTTGGAGTGAAGATGAGGAGAAGTAAAACAGTTGAATTTGGGCAGAATCTAAGCAGCCCGTTTAGGTAAACAAACAGCGCCTCACAACAAAGCGTGTCCTAAGGCTGTAGCTTCTTGAATTAGACCACTGTCTTTTATCCGCAAGTAGAGCCAATAAAGTCGCAAGTATTATTAATTGCACTTtaatattatcattattttccgattaaaaaaatcatcgcatttattttaatattaataatatgggcatttattttaatattaataatatggaTAAAAGGAAGAGGAGttgaaatggaaaaaaaaaattcacattttttaaatataaaataaaaagtgGTTATTCAAGCTTTCATGTGCTAATGATAACTGATACTTCGATGCACGTATTTCATGGTTCtacaatcttttttttttgagagaacAAAAGAAtggtaaaatttaaaaatggaAAAAATGTAGTGTTTTCGTAAACAAATTCTCATCAAAGAACAATAGATACATCAAATTTGCAAAGGTGCATGTGTAATATTTTCCTAATCTTAAATATAAAAAAGATCAAAGGGTATGAAATGAGGAGACCAAATAAAATGACTCATTTATTCCAATTATTTAGATTTTATTATGAATTAAGTTATGATATAATCGTAAATTCATCTCATATTTCATCAATTTAATGAAAAACAGTTAATTAAATGCATTTtactaaatataataatataataagataATAACTAATTGCTGTTGCACATGCAttgtatataaataatataatatataaatattatgtataacatgaatataatatagtaaccctttaatattattaaagaacaaatatcgaatattattatatttttgtcacaaattgtttcacattattatacaatcaaaatattaatatcattaatgaaaaaaaatattcatttatGCAATTAACCAAATACATTCATATTAATTTAGATAACTAGATAAGTCCTAAATTATACCATGACCTCAAATTATTATTTCAAGGTGATGAGctattataattataatctaGCAAGAAGTGCAGAAAATAAGAATAACTAGTACATACTATTGAAATTTGGAGCATGCAATATATATGTGTAATATTAGAAGTAATATATTTTTCtataaaatataatcatatttttcTCATTAAATATTgttattggtttttttttttgttttttttatatctgATTTTTCATTAATCCAAGGATATCAAAGAGAGTGgcattttggaaaaaaaaaattataggtAGGCGTATTTTAGACCAAAATTGGTTAATCAAAAGGATGAACAATATTTgatttcccaaaaaaaaaaaaaggaaaaagaaaaagtatgaataatatattacagatagtattttttaaaaaatatttatgccaacattaatttaattttttgttataaCTAAGGAGAGATGATTACATGGAACTGGTCTCCTAGAACCTTCGTACTAGCGTGTACGTGGAAGAAATCACACTTTGTCCATCTTTTGGAAGGGCAGTTTGACTATCTTTATCCAATTAATTTTGTTTATAGTTTAGTTTATATCAAATGTTGAAAATCTATATTACTATTAGgcaaaattataattttcatCCTTTATATTTGTGTATTTGCTTTTGGTTTCATATTATAATGTGGAAATTGAGTTTAATCAtgatcttttaattttttagcgATTTTATAGTCTTTTTAAGAGTATTGATTGACATTGCAAATAGAAATGCATGTCATGCACGTTGGTATCAAATTGAAAAAAGATTGAATTAAATTGAAAAGTACTAAGACAACAAACTATAGTGAAATTTGACAAAAATAGATAACAAATTCACAAAAATACAAATATACATAACATAAATTGTAATTTCTAATATTATATCTCATACTTTGTTGtgattaaaatatcaaaatttatataataaaaatataattaacatgaaaattttgttaaaaaaaagctAAGAAATATTttctagaagctctcccaaatacTACCTTACGtctatcaataaattttttttaaaaagtcacTTTTgttatcaaaaattaaaaaaacaatttgttttaaaaaaaaatggatgtTGATCATGCGGTTTCATGAAGGAAAATTGCCATTTTAATTCTATAAATTGACCTTTTTGAATTTtacttttgtaatttttttcaaGTTTGGTTTCATATGCTAACTTAGATATTTTTTTGGGTTTGAAATCTTTTTTTCTTCTCAAAACCACTACATCTatcgaatattatttatttaacaacAACGCTCTCGATCCTAAGTGATTTATGTGGCTagaataaaatttatatcaacaCATTCAAAAATATCTATCCAAGCAAAAGTAAAGGTAGACAACATTTCATCTCATTATTCAATATTGGATTATGTGTTTCAGTTATTTGCAACAAAACACCAAGTAAAAACTCGAAAATGTATACTTTGCcctcatgaaaaataaataagtttctCACCcttgaatttttataaaattgcaCGATTTACCTTTGTTAATACGATTATTTGAATACATGTCCATATTGCagctaaaaaaacaaaatttgaatAATATTACGTTGAATGTACAAAAATAGTCTTttattgatttataatatttcatAAATCCACGTACACAatacatatatcataatatatttttttagatcCACGCAGCAAAATTGAACAAGAAACCAagaaatttttgagaaaaaaccATGAAATATATTCGAGCAAGATTCCACAGTTTTTTGTATGTAAAATTTCAATACAATGTTAGGCTTCACGTTGGTTTCTTAACCATAGAACAAATATATATGTGTTCAAAATTACGTTAACAGGGAAAAATTAATGtgcaatttttataaaatgtcaAGGGCACgtctatttatttttcatgagtCATGAAATGTGCATTCGATATTTCAAATGGAGTTTTGGGGCAAATAACTCGtttttttaattagtttcttTCATTATTTTTTCGTAGATTGACTTTAATGTGTGTAATAAGTTTATTCTCGCTACATGAAACCATGTAGAAGGGAATCAGTGTCAAATAAGTAATATTTAGTGGATTTAGTgattttgggtgaaaaaatgATCAAAACCCAAAAAATCAAAGTTAGTGTATCAAAACAAAACTTCGATAAGTTACAAGACTAAAATCGAAAATATATCAACTTACATGAATTAACCAGTTAATTGAAAATAtccaataataatttttttaatttagctAATTAGTATCAGGTCATACACATTGAATAGAGGCCGTTTTTGTTAATGAGTACTACGGAAAATGAGAAATAAAAGATTACTCGCGCGGTTCCATTTTTGCTCGTAAAttgtcaaagtttgattttaatataataaaaggattttattctttttattaatttttattcttttttagtatgtgaaaagtttgaaataGAATTGAGAATAAAGCTCAAAAGTGGTTGGTAACTAAAACtggttgtatttgggttaaacaaataatttgaaattaacAATAAGAGCAACATAAATGTGCCTATGTATGGGAAAAATAACTTGATAAATTGTTTTAGCATATTTTAAAATGACTTTTAGTAATTGATGGTGTGGTagaatttataagaaaattctagACTGCGTGCATTAGTCATTAGATTAATGTTGTGTAGGCATATCTGAACAGTTGGTCATAGAATTAAATATACAAGTCGTAATTAGCACACAAAACCATTTcgtattataaaaaaattgattttttaggTAAATGAAGTGGTTATTCACCATGTGAACATCATGCATgcactacaaaaaaaatatgAGTTTTTGTGGTGCAGTATCAACAACACACATTAAAAGCACGTCGCAAATAGTATTATTTACAGTGCACCCATATATGTGTGTTGCTAATGTTATATAACTTATACAAACGACGgcgtacaaaaaaaaaaaacgctgttaatgttatatatatagatgatatttaagtgattgatttgattgtaatttttttatttacactaATCTTTCTACCCGatatataaatagaggtgtttcGTTCATATATTACAAACTCATCTTTCTCTATTGTATTTCTCTtgtcttttattttttcatctttctccactaaatttataacacgttatcagcacgagtgCTCTAGCTTCAAGATATGACTCATAAATAATTTTCTTTTGTAGTCTTTGTGTGAATGTTCTCGATAAAGCACAATATGTAACTTTCATATTGATTCTCTCAAAATAGCACAGATATTATCTTATGTCAATACTTTCAGTATTATATTAATGCTCCAGTAATagcacaatatttaaatttaatattgatGCTCTCAAAGTAGAAGTAGCACAAATGTTATGTTTATATTGATGCTCCTGAAGAagcataaattttaattttatgttgatgTTCTTGAAGTAACACAACATATTTGTATATTGGTAATCTCGATACATCTATGGATACAATATAAATTATATctaaaaattttcaatattccTGAAAAATATTATCCAAGATCTTAAATTTATCAATATTCCCGAAGAATATTGACTAAATAAAATTTAGAAACACATTTAATTATATACACTTTTATGTTTGCGTGTTATGTTgggatattaatttttttaaatgcatttatttgtttatatcctcaatattaataattattatgcTTATGTgaagatttatttttttattttataaacttTTGAGTTTCCTAACCTTTTCATAACTTTTTAGGAAAGATAATATATATGATTCCATGATTGTGATAATAtacttaatttatttgttaacataattatttattaatgttTGTACTTAATTTATTTGAGAACCTTATTAATGTTAATTTGTACGTATTCAACATTGTCTACGTATTCAACAttgtttaataaataaataaatatacatacatatatatatagatatatatatattcacttgttattatttttaaatttggtTTCCTTTTTTCTTTTAACAGTTGCATCGACAAACATTACCAAACTTGAATTTGAAGCACTTGACATAAGTGGAAAAAACTatttgtcatggattttggatgTTGAGGTTCACCTTGTTTCTAAGGATCTCGGAGATATAATAAAATAAGGAAATAATGAATCTCCGCAGGATCTTGTAAAATCACTTATTTTCCTTCGCCACTATCTCGATGATGGATTGAAAGCTGATATCTCACTGTGAAAAACCTACACGAATTTTGGAAAAATCTTAAAGAAAAGTTTGACCATCAGATGAGTGTAGTTCTCCCAAGAGCCCGTTATGAGTGGATCCACCTTCGCTTGCAAGATTTCAAATATGTAAGCAAATATAACTCTGTATTATTCAAGATTTGTTCCAAGCTCAAACTTTGTGGAAAAAATATTTCTGATCAAGATCTACTTGAAAAAAACATTCTCTACTTTTCATGCTTCAAATGTACTCCTGCAGCAGCAATATCGTGAGAATGGATTTAATAAATACTCCGATCTTATTTCTTGTCTACTAGTTGCTGAACATAACAACAAACTACTAATGAAAAATCATCAATTACGCCCAACTGACTCTAaccatttcctgaagcaaatgaaACATCATTTCTTGAAGTGAATGCCAACTCAACTCAAAATCCTCATAATAAaagaggacgtgggcgtgggaGTTGGCATGGTCTCAAAGAAAAAATTATCACCAACATGATGGAAAAAGACAGAAAACAATCCACCAGCAGTGGAAACCGAataatgaagaagaaaaagggAGAAACATGAAAGAGTATGAAGTTAAGTGCTTCAAATGTGGAACGGAGGGGCATTGGTCCCGTACCTGTCGTACGGCAAAGCATCTTGTGGATCTCTAccaaaattcgatcaaaggaaAGGGAAAAATAGAGACAAATTTTGCCCTATTGACATAACTCACTTGGATGTCTCTGATTTCTTCGCACAACCAGACGAGAATATTTATCATTTAATTGGGGGTGGTGTGCTAAAAAAATAGAGTGATAAAATTTTGTCTTTAGTGTTTTCGTGTCTCTAAGATCAGTACTTTTGGTTATCTATGTCTTTTCTAAAATATCCGAATTTGTCTTTTGGCTTTAGTTTTTCGTAgtcatttttattttcagttgtAATAGTGGTTactaatttgagaattttatttaatataattttcttTTTATGAATATTGGAATTGTAACTTAAATTATGCATTTCTTTTTAGATTAAATTTAATGGGAGAATATCAAGACATATGTCTAGCTAATAGTGGTACAATACACATCATCCTTCAAAGTAAAAGATTTTTTTGGAATTACAATTAGCTGAAAATAATGTTATAACTATATCGGGTGCATCAAAAATTATTGAAGGTCATGGAAAGACAAAAATCATTCTGCCAAATAATATAAACCTATATATTGAAAATGCATTCAATGCTAGCAAATCCAGTAGAAATTTGCTTATCTTTAAAGATATTCATAGAAATGGATatcatattgaaatattgaaTGCAAACAATATTGAATACCTTATATTAATCCATGATATGTGGCCAAAAGCAAATAAAAGAAAGATTATGTGCACTCTATTCTGGGATGTTTTgtacaataataaagacaattGAGGTAAATTCAGTCACAAACAAGAAGTTTGTTGACAAGAAAAGCTTCATATTTTGGCACGACCAACTTGGTCGTCCTAGGAAttcaatgatgcgaagaataataaataattctCGTGGACATTCCTTAAAGAACCAAATGATTCTTTTaaatgatgaatattcatgtGTGGGTAAATTAATTATAAGGTCTTCCCCAACAAATGTTGATATTGAAATTCCAACATTCTTGGAAAGAATTCATGGGGATATTTGTGAGCTTATACACCcatcatgtggaccatttcgatactttatggtattgattgaTGCATCAACTAAGTGGTCACATGTTAGTTTGCTTGCAACTCGAAATATAGCTTTTGCAAGGCTACTTGGGCAAATTATTAAATTACGATCTCAATTCCCTGACCACTCAATTAAGGCAATTCGCCTTGATAATGCTGCTGAATTCAAATCACAAGCATTTGATGAATTTTGTATGTCAATCGGGACTTCAGTCGAGCATTCAGTTTtccatgttcatacacaaaatggtcTTGCAAAATCATTTATTAATCAATTGCAATTAGTTGCAAGACCGCTACTCATGAAAACAAAACTACCATTTTCAGCCTGAGGTCATGCTATCATACACGCTGCATCACTGATTCGTGTAAGACCAACTATGTAagacccgagattatttaattttaattcgagaatatttaatttgagaatttttggagtttagatttaaattctcatattcttaaattatttaggattaaaattgacTTAAAAAGATTGACCGAgaactgatttgcaaatatgaAGATTTCTAGGGGCTAGAATGCAATTTCCTTACCTTGGTGGATTACACATGGCTTGGGAATATGTATTCACGTGTAAATATATGTAATTGCAtcag comes from Henckelia pumila isolate YLH828 chromosome 4, ASM3356847v2, whole genome shotgun sequence and encodes:
- the LOC140864731 gene encoding OVARIAN TUMOR DOMAIN-containing deubiquitinating enzyme 11, giving the protein MNGISANQSSSSSSSLNSSSHDTEDDHTIAAILAEEEKLRYDGKLGKRLSHLDSIPHTPRIIGSIPDETDARLDHERLADRLATYGLAEMQIEGDGNCQFRAIADQLLRNPKYHKYVRKEVVKQLKHHKKLYESYVPMKYKSYIKSMKRSGGWGDHVTLQAAADRFEAKICLVTSFRDTGYIEILPKDKTPIKELWLSFWSEIHYNSLYQAGEVPSRKHRKKHWLF